The sequence below is a genomic window from Blastopirellula retiformator.
CATGTGTGACGGCTCCGTCCGCTTCGTTTCTGAAACGGTAAGCCAGGGAATCTGGGAAGCGACTCTCTCCACCTATGGCGGCGAAGTCATTGGTCAATAATCGCATTTCGCCGGCCATGCGGCGACGTACGATTGCATGGTCGGCGATTCTCAAATCTTGCCCTAAGCGTTCTACTTAGCGAGTGCATTATGCGTAATAACTCCATCGCTGCCCTGATCTTGCTGTCAGGAGTATTCTCTCTTGTCGGTTGCAGCTCCGGCACAAAAACGGGAGAGGTGCAAATTGAAGGCGCCATGACGATTGATGGCGTCCCGATTCCCAATGGTTCGATGTCTTTCGTCTCCGTCGATAAGTCGACTCCGACCGGCGGCGGCGTAATCAAAGATGGCCGCTACACCGCCTTCACGATGCCCGGCGAAAAGAAGGTGCTGGTCGTCGGCAACAAGGTCGTCGGCCAGGAGAAGCTGTACGATACGCCCGATAGCCCCACCCGCGACAAGTATGAGAGCATCGTGCCGGCCCGCTACAATGCCCTGCAGACGACTCCGCTGACGGTCACCATTGACGGTCCGCAACAGGACTTGGACTTCGATCTAGACAGCAAGAAGTAATTGCGTCGACTTCGCCATCGGATCTTCAAAACGGTTCGTCTCGCTCGAGGCGAGCCGTTTTTTGGTGCGCTGAGCGCATTACTAACAGTCCGTTGATTTTCTCGACGGACTGCGTGATCGCACGGATGCGATCCCAAAATAACGACGTAAGTCGTTATTTTGCGAGCTGCGAAGAGCTATACTCTGAGCCTAGCGAGGTTGAAAAATGCCACGATGGCATTTTTCAACAGGCAGTTATGTGGCCAAAGTCGAAGATGAGGGGCGTCTGGCCCCGCAAATCCACCGGATTTAGTGGCATGAGAGCATCGCTTCGCGGTAGCGGCTCATCACATCTGCCCGCAAAAGCAGTCCGATCAGTTGGCGACGTTCCCCTTCCCCGATCTCGACCGGCAGCGTGTCGACATCGCGCGAGCCGAAGTCGCGGAGCGCTTCGAGCAGGTTCTCGTCCGGCGATACCGAGATCGGCATCATCAGCGCGATATCATCCGCATTCACCAGGTACGGCGAGACATCGGTATCCAGCACCCGGTGAAGGTCTTCGGGCCGGATAATCCCGATCAACCGATTCTCGTCGTCCATCACCGGCAGACTCTCGATGTGCGGATTTTGCCGAGCCACTTTGATGATCTGCACCAGGTTGTCGGTGTTCTTCACCGTGGGGAACCGGCGAATCATCACGTCGCGCACTTTGATATGCTCGGCGCCATGCAAGTCATGACTGCGGGCGATCGACTCGCCGCTGCGGGCCAGCCGCTTCGAGTAGATGTTCTCTCGGTCGCTAAACCAGGCGACTAGGCTCGAGATGCAGGCGGCCCCCATGATCGGCAAGATAATGTGGTAGTCGCCGGTCAGTTCGTACACGATCAAAATCGCACTTAGCACGCCATGCGTCGTACCGGCGACCACGGCGCCCATGCCAACCAGCGCATAGGCGCCAGGACTGGCCGACATCTCCGGCGAGATCAAATTGCAGATAATGCCGTAGGCGCCTCCCAGCACCGCTCCCAGAAACAACGACGGCGCGAAGATGCCGCCTGCACCGCCGCCGCTGAGGGTCAGGCTCGTACAGACCGGTTTCAGCAAGACCAGCGGAATCAACCACCACAGATGTGCGATCATCTGCTCGCGGTTGAGCATCACCGTCTTGGAGGTGTTGTCGGCGCCGTTTTTCAATTTTACGGGGGTCGGGTCGTCGGCGTTCTCCAAATGCAAAGAGTGCTCGACCGTTTCGTAACCGACGCCATACAGCGCGGGACTGAGCGGATGATGGGCCCGCGCTTCCTGCCCTTCGACCGACTGCGTCGGCGGCGCCGGAAAGATGATGAAATAGCCAGTCCCGATCACACCCACCAGCGAACCGTAAACGAGCGCCCGGATCCACCACTTGGCCATGTGCGTCTTGGCGAAGTCTTCCGTCCAGTAAAGCAGCCGGACGAAGCCGATCGACGCGAAGCCGCAGATGATGCCCAACACAAAGTAGGTCGGCAGTTCGACCCAGTTGCCCGAGAACTCGTGCGGGATCTGACGAAACGCGACGTTGACGCCATGTTCGCCCACTTGCTGCTGCACCACGTCGGCCAGCACGGCGGCGATGACGATCGGAGTCAGGCTCTCAACGGCGAAGCTTCCTAGGATGATTTCGCAAGAGAAAATCACGCCGGCGATCGGGGCATGAAACGCAGCGCTGATGCCGGCCGCGGCGCCCGCGGCGACCAATGTACGGAGGTTTCGCGAGGATAAGCGAAAAAACTGCCCGGCGGCGCTGGCGATCGAAGAGCCGATCAACACCATCGGACCTTCCGGACCGACTGATCCGCCCATGCCGATGCAAATGGCGCTGGAGAAGACCTTAGCGAGCGACCAGAACGGGCGGATCACGCCATCCTTGCGGGCGACGGACTTGATCACCTCGGGAACGGCCTGACCTTCTAGTCGCAGCAGCCGGGTAAACCAGCCGACCAGCAGCACGCCCAACATGGGAGAAACGGCCAGTGCGACGAATCCCCAGATCGTCGACTCGCTCCACTGGACGAAGTTAAGGACGGTCAGATCGTGAATGAGTTCAAAGAGATAGGCGAACGCCACCGCGCCGTAACCCGTCAACACGCCGGCGATTGCGGCCAGCACAATCGTCAGCGGCGCCGCGGGTATCGTGCCCCGCCGGAAACGCTGCGTAATCCAGCCGAGCGCGTCAGGGTAGATCTTTTTGATCCGGTCGTGCATGGACGGACTGTAGGAGGTTTTCGGCAAAGGGTTCTAGCCTATCACGGATTTTGATTGCTCGTAAAGGGCGTCCCATGCGACCCAAAAATCAAAAAAAGAGCCGCGAAACCATTTGTTCCGCGGCTCTTCAGTGGAAACTCAATCGCGTTGAAGGAATTTTCACGCGAATGTCGCACGAGCTTTACTCGAGGATCTTCTTGGTGTCGGCGACGATCGTCGAGATCTGCTCTTTCGACGGGTTGGCCGAATACGCGTGCTTCACCTTCACGCCCTCGGCATTCCACATCATGACGCTGACCTTGGCGTCCTTCGAGACCTTGTAAGGCGACGGGCCTTTGCTGTTCTTGAAGACGGTCAGCGGGGTTTCTTCGATCTTGTTGGCGGCGGCGACCTTTTCCAGTTCGCTTTTGCAATCGGCCGGGGTATCGCTCAGCATGACGACGAACGCCGACAGTTTCTGATCCGAGTTCTTGGCGACCGTCGCGTCGATCTGCTTGACCAGGTCTTGGACGTTGGCGTCCATGTCGCGGGCGAAGATCGCAATGGTCGGACGACCGCTGTAGCGGCAACGGTAGCAAAGGGATTCGCCCTTGGCGGGACCGGTGACGTCTTCGACGGTGAACGCGGCCGGCTGCGAACCGACTTCGGGGCCCGACTTCACTTCTTCCGCTTCGGCGGCCATCAGGGACTGGGCCGACAGACCCAAGCAAAGCGCCATGGCGAGACCAAACACAAGCTTCTTCATGTGGATACTCCAGAAATGGGGGTCAACTAAAGGAAGGGAGAAACTTGAACGTTCCCCCCATCGAGTGAACAGGTGCGCAAACAGCGCTGGTGGAGGGAGGCCCTTTGGGCGAGCTCCCGCTGCCCCAGTGCGGCGATGGGCTTATTGTGGCGAGAAGTGCAGGACAAATCCGTGAATTTTCCTACATCGAGAAAACTTTACCAGGAACAATGACCGATTCCAACTAAAAACCCCCCAGCGCGTAGGTGCTAGCGAAGAGGAAGCGACGATCATGGATGGCGAATTTGCAGACCAGGTCCAACATTGGTGCGAAATTGTCTTGATGTGGGTCGGGTTTGGGACAGTTACCGGACTGTTGGCCAAGGCGATCATGCCGGGGCGTGATCCAGGCGGGCCGATCGCCACGCTGGCGATGGGCATTGGCGGTTCGGTGATTGGCTGCGCCGTGCTGGCCTATTTCTATGGCGGCAAACAGGTATCGCCGATCAGCCCCTTGGGCTTTGTCGTGGCGGTGGCTGGGGCGTTTATGATTTTGGGTTTCTATCGTCTGCTCTCGGGTCGGGTGATCGACGAAGGTGGTCATGTCACGGTACGTCGCCCGCGCTTCTTTCGTTCGCGCCGCAGTCGCTACGTCGACCACGAAACCGAATAGCGGCCGCTCAATACCAAGGCCGCAAGAACGAAAAAAACCGCTTTGGTATCGGCCAAAGCGGTTTTCAGGAGGATTTGCAATCGCTTTGCGTGATTGCGTGTTCTTCGTGTTCTGACGAAGGGACGCACGCAGCGCCCCACGACCAGAGATTCCGAGGAATCGGCGAGTGGTATCGACCTAAATCACGGACCTAGATCGCGGCCGAACCCGACTCGGAGGTGCGGATGCGAATGACGTCGGTCAATTCGCTGATGAAGATCTTGCCGTCGCCGATCTGGCCCGACTGCGCCTTTTCGATAACGGTGTCGACGATTTCCTGGAACTGTTCGTCGGTGGCGACGATCTCGATCTTGATTTTCGGAACGAAATCAATCGAGTACTCGGCGCCGCGGTAGGTTTCGGTCTGACCCTTCTGGCGACCAAAGCCTTGGACTTCGATTGCGGTCATCCCACCGAAACCCTTGCTCACCAAGGCGTCTTTGATCTCATCGAGCTTGTGATGACGGACAATCGCTTCAATTTTCTTCATGGACGAACATCTCCGTATTCTGACGTGACATGGATCGGGCGCTGCAAGGGCATTGGCCTTTGCTGCACTCAAAAACTCACTTAACCAGCCCCAACGGTCATCTGCCTCCAAAACTCATTTGAATTAGGCAGACGAGAGAGACTGCTGGAAGGCCAGCGCAGACCGTCAATCGGACCGCTGTGAAAATTTGAGCGTCTTGACCCACGGGATGCAATCATTATGCCAATTGCCGCAAAGCGACTAACAGCATGCCACAACCCCTTACCCTAAAGGGGGTTACGGACAACATTGCAATCCCGAATAGTACCAAGATTGCCGGTGAAATCAGCAGAATGGGGCGCAATACGCGCGAAATGCATGCACAGAAATGAAAAAGACTTGCGCCAGAGGGGCGCATAAAAAAACGGCCGAGGCCAAAGAGACCGAAATCTCCTCAGCCTCGACCGCCGTTCCCAACAGCCCCGTCGTCAGGAACAACACCCCATCATGCTTTGGGTAAACGAGGTCTTGCCTCGTAGTAGGTCGAGTTTGGACTCTCTTCTGCAAGAGAGCGATGCGTTGGCCAGTTCCCGGCTCACTCTGCATCCTGCTGAGTAAATTGAGAAGTGGACCACGCGTCTACAAAGCGGCGCCGAATCAGTCGCCTCGACAAATCGTTGACCATCCTGGTCGTCCATGATTTGCCGAATGAACTTCAACGCTTCTTTGCTGGCTAAAGGCAATTGCATTCAGCGTGCCAAAACGAAAAAACATTCCACAATTGTACGAATCGCCCTGGTTTCTCGGTGAAATCGCGTCCTACCCCCCTGAAACCTCCTCGAATTTCCACCAAGCCGGTTGCCTAAAATGAATGCAACTGCCCATGATGAAAGCACTCGATCA
It includes:
- a CDS encoding GlsB/YeaQ/YmgE family stress response membrane protein; this translates as MDGEFADQVQHWCEIVLMWVGFGTVTGLLAKAIMPGRDPGGPIATLAMGIGGSVIGCAVLAYFYGGKQVSPISPLGFVVAVAGAFMILGFYRLLSGRVIDEGGHVTVRRPRFFRSRRSRYVDHETE
- a CDS encoding P-II family nitrogen regulator, whose translation is MKKIEAIVRHHKLDEIKDALVSKGFGGMTAIEVQGFGRQKGQTETYRGAEYSIDFVPKIKIEIVATDEQFQEIVDTVIEKAQSGQIGDGKIFISELTDVIRIRTSESGSAAI
- a CDS encoding chloride channel protein, which encodes MPKTSYSPSMHDRIKKIYPDALGWITQRFRRGTIPAAPLTIVLAAIAGVLTGYGAVAFAYLFELIHDLTVLNFVQWSESTIWGFVALAVSPMLGVLLVGWFTRLLRLEGQAVPEVIKSVARKDGVIRPFWSLAKVFSSAICIGMGGSVGPEGPMVLIGSSIASAAGQFFRLSSRNLRTLVAAGAAAGISAAFHAPIAGVIFSCEIILGSFAVESLTPIVIAAVLADVVQQQVGEHGVNVAFRQIPHEFSGNWVELPTYFVLGIICGFASIGFVRLLYWTEDFAKTHMAKWWIRALVYGSLVGVIGTGYFIIFPAPPTQSVEGQEARAHHPLSPALYGVGYETVEHSLHLENADDPTPVKLKNGADNTSKTVMLNREQMIAHLWWLIPLVLLKPVCTSLTLSGGGAGGIFAPSLFLGAVLGGAYGIICNLISPEMSASPGAYALVGMGAVVAGTTHGVLSAILIVYELTGDYHIILPIMGAACISSLVAWFSDRENIYSKRLARSGESIARSHDLHGAEHIKVRDVMIRRFPTVKNTDNLVQIIKVARQNPHIESLPVMDDENRLIGIIRPEDLHRVLDTDVSPYLVNADDIALMMPISVSPDENLLEALRDFGSRDVDTLPVEIGEGERRQLIGLLLRADVMSRYREAMLSCH
- a CDS encoding flagellar basal body-associated FliL family protein — protein: MKKLVFGLAMALCLGLSAQSLMAAEAEEVKSGPEVGSQPAAFTVEDVTGPAKGESLCYRCRYSGRPTIAIFARDMDANVQDLVKQIDATVAKNSDQKLSAFVVMLSDTPADCKSELEKVAAANKIEETPLTVFKNSKGPSPYKVSKDAKVSVMMWNAEGVKVKHAYSANPSKEQISTIVADTKKILE